ATTTATGAAATTAAGCATTGTCGGTGATATGCACTACTCGTCCAATTTTCGGGGAGTTGAAGCTTATGAAGAGACTAGGGAGCTTTATTTCAGGCAAGTCTTCAGTGAATGGTTTGACATGACGTGTGATTTCCATGTGTCGATTGGTGATTTGACGAATATGGGCACAGAGGAAGAGTTTACTGAAGTGCTTGGATTAATACAAGCGTATGATTATCAGCAAGACTTTCAATTAGTGATAGGAAATCACGATGCTTATTCTTTGCCGAAGGATGCGATTCAAGACTGTATCCAGCAGCCGCTCTATGGCAAATTGTACGAGGATGAAAGCTACTGTATCTTAAAGATTGATACCAATCGCGTCATGGATAAAGTGGACTATAGTGGCACTTTATCACTGGAACAATTGGAATGGTTAGCTCAAGAAGTGCCCCAGCATAAAGGGCAAACTTTGATTATTCTAGCCCACCATCCGGTCTATCGTACGACTTATTGGTCTGATAATATCCTATATGCGATTGATCCTAATTTGCCGATTCAAGAAATTCTGAATCAGCACCAAGGGCAGGGAATATATGTCAATGGGCATACGCACGCCGATAGTATTGTCGAGCAAGGGCAATGGCTCTATGTGCAAATTGCTAATTTCTATGATCAGCCTTATTTTCGAAGTATTGAAATAGATTCAAGGCAAATTAAAATCGAAGCAATTCCTTTGTCTAAATACTATCAACAACTAGGCATATGGCTCGGTGCTAACACTGACTATTTCGCTTTAAATAAACGTGGATACCAAGGAGAGCATCACCGGAATTTTACAAAGATTCTCGGTGCTTAAGGAGGTTTTATGAGTGAAGAACAATAACGTCAAAACGTTTTTATATCTTTTACCAGCAATTGTTATATTCGGTATTTTTGTATTCTACCCAGTGGCGTATACCATTTACTTGAGCTTTTTTGATTGGAATATGATTAGTCCGCAGAAAGACTTTGTTGGTTTTGAAAATTATATCAATGTATTTACAGATCCTGAGACTATACAGGTGCTTAAGAATACATTGTTCTACATCATTGTCTTAGTTCTAATGAACTTTGTTGTGCCATATATTATGGCCTTCTGCTTACATTTCCTAGTGCCTAAATTTAGGGATTTCTTTAAATCGGCCTTCTTCTTACCGTCATTTATCTCAATGGTGGTAGGTTCGATTGTCTATAACTGGATACTAAATCCAACGTCGGGACCGATTGCGAAATTACTCGGTTTCATCGGTATGAGCTTGCCGAACTGGAGTGTATCAGAGAGCTTAGTTATTCTGGTAATTTGTTACATTACTGCGTGGAAAGTATTCGGCTATAACTTCATCACCTTGTATGCAGACATCTCAGGGGTGGATGGAGAAGTCATTGAAAGTGCTCGTTTAGATAATGTACCAACTTGGCGAATCTTCAAAGATATTGTAGCACCGATGACATCATCAACAGGTCTTTATACATTGATTATGGCAATCGTTACCGGCTTGCAATATGTATACACACCTATTTCAAACTTGACCCAAGGTGGACCGGCTGGAGCTTCATCTAACTTGATTTATGAATCCTATCATAACGCCTTTATCTTGTTTGATATAGGAACGTCAGCAGCCTTATCTGTTGTAACATTGATTATCTTTGTTATCCTACTTTTCATTCAAATGAGAGTTACGGAGAGAGGAGTTTACTATGCAAACTAAAGTTACCGCTAGTAATCGCATTTGGTTAATTATCTTTATCTTATTTACCATTATTTGGTTATTCCCGGTTGTCTTTGCTTTAGGTACTTCTTTTAGACCTTTGCAAGACATCTACAATAACGTATTGAATATTATTCCTTTAAGTCCAACAATTGAAAACTACAAAACGCTTTTCCAACGTTTGCCGATGGCTCAAATTACATTGAATACGGCCATAATTGCTACAACTGCTACGGTACTAAAGTTAGTGACATCTTTCTTAGCCGCGTATGCTTTTGTGTACTTTGATTTCAAAGGGAAGAACGTAGTGTACTTTATCTTTCTTTCCACAATCTTTGTACCATTTACTGTAACCATGTTGCCTAGCTACTTATTGCTTTCTAAGATGGGTCTTAACAATAACATCTTTGGTGTTATCTTCCCTCAAATAGCGGATGCAGCAGGAATTATGCTTTTAAATCAAGCGATGCGTAATATACCTTATTCACTGATTGAGGTGGCTCATTTAGATAATATTGGCGATTGGCGCATTATTAAGGATATTATCCTACCGCTTATTCAACCACAACTCACATCAACGGGTATTTGGTTCTTTGTCAACTCATGGAATGAGTTTGTGTGGCCATCTTTAATCTTACGTACAGAAGAGAACTACACTCTACCTCTAGCCTTACAAATGTTTATGTCGGCTGAAGGTGGAACGGACTTTGGGGTAGCGATGGCGGTATCTGTTGTAACAATGAGTATTCCGTTACTGCTA
This region of Suicoccus acidiformans genomic DNA includes:
- a CDS encoding metallophosphoesterase family protein; amino-acid sequence: MKLSIVGDMHYSSNFRGVEAYEETRELYFRQVFSEWFDMTCDFHVSIGDLTNMGTEEEFTEVLGLIQAYDYQQDFQLVIGNHDAYSLPKDAIQDCIQQPLYGKLYEDESYCILKIDTNRVMDKVDYSGTLSLEQLEWLAQEVPQHKGQTLIILAHHPVYRTTYWSDNILYAIDPNLPIQEILNQHQGQGIYVNGHTHADSIVEQGQWLYVQIANFYDQPYFRSIEIDSRQIKIEAIPLSKYYQQLGIWLGANTDYFALNKRGYQGEHHRNFTKILGA
- a CDS encoding carbohydrate ABC transporter permease, producing the protein MKNNNVKTFLYLLPAIVIFGIFVFYPVAYTIYLSFFDWNMISPQKDFVGFENYINVFTDPETIQVLKNTLFYIIVLVLMNFVVPYIMAFCLHFLVPKFRDFFKSAFFLPSFISMVVGSIVYNWILNPTSGPIAKLLGFIGMSLPNWSVSESLVILVICYITAWKVFGYNFITLYADISGVDGEVIESARLDNVPTWRIFKDIVAPMTSSTGLYTLIMAIVTGLQYVYTPISNLTQGGPAGASSNLIYESYHNAFILFDIGTSAALSVVTLIIFVILLFIQMRVTERGVYYAN
- a CDS encoding carbohydrate ABC transporter permease, which translates into the protein MQTKVTASNRIWLIIFILFTIIWLFPVVFALGTSFRPLQDIYNNVLNIIPLSPTIENYKTLFQRLPMAQITLNTAIIATTATVLKLVTSFLAAYAFVYFDFKGKNVVYFIFLSTIFVPFTVTMLPSYLLLSKMGLNNNIFGVIFPQIADAAGIMLLNQAMRNIPYSLIEVAHLDNIGDWRIIKDIILPLIQPQLTSTGIWFFVNSWNEFVWPSLILRTEENYTLPLALQMFMSAEGGTDFGVAMAVSVVTMSIPLLLYIIFQKRIIGTFTASGIK